Proteins from one Ahaetulla prasina isolate Xishuangbanna chromosome 2, ASM2864084v1, whole genome shotgun sequence genomic window:
- the ELOF1 gene encoding transcription elongation factor 1 homolog: MGRRKSKRKPPPKKKMTGTLETQFTCPFCNHEKSCDVKMERARNTGVISCTVCLEEFQTPITYLSEPVDVYSDWIDACEAANQ, encoded by the exons ATGGGTCGTAGGAAGTCAAAGCGGAAGCCTCCACCCAAGAAGAAGATGACAGGAACACTTGAGACCCAATTCACATGTCCTTTTTGTAATCATGAGAAATCCTGTGATGTTAAAAT GGAAAGAGCTCGGAATACTGGAGTGATATCCTGTACTGTATGTCTGGAAGAATTTCAGACCCCTATCACTT ATCTTTCGGAACCAGTGGACGTTTACAGTGATTGGATAGATGCTTGTGAGGCAGCCAATCAATAA